The Methylomusa anaerophila genome has a segment encoding these proteins:
- a CDS encoding calcium-binding protein, translating to MADIYGSNRSDFLFGGSGSDAIYGYDRSDLLFGGDGDDSLDGGDGDDLLYGGGGSDYLYGGSGSDLLFGGEGSDYLDGGEGSDVLFGGAGDDYLDGGEGDDLLFGGEGNDLLFGGAGNDLLFGGEGNDLLFGGEDNDLLFGSGGDDWLDGGDGSDDLYGGAGNDTYIVDNPGDAVQENPGEGVDSVTLLNLTSYTLPDNVENLFGINTDGLILTGNSLDNIIDGGDGSDTLYGGSGSDVYSFQGDFGHDTIAAAPDNRYDTIDFSAFASSAAAVGLGGSSGGDLIVTIGANTVTIADWDQSGGNRLSTFVFSDGVRTTNGTSWL from the coding sequence ATGGCTGATATTTACGGGAGCAATCGGTCTGACTTCTTATTCGGCGGCAGCGGCAGCGACGCGATCTACGGCTATGACCGTTCCGACCTTCTGTTTGGCGGGGACGGCGACGACTCACTCGATGGCGGGGACGGTGACGACCTGCTGTATGGCGGCGGCGGCAGCGACTACTTGTACGGCGGCAGCGGCAGTGACTTGTTGTTTGGCGGCGAGGGCAGTGACTATCTGGACGGCGGCGAGGGCAGTGACGTGCTGTTTGGCGGCGCCGGCGACGATTATCTGGACGGCGGCGAGGGTGACGACCTGCTTTTCGGCGGCGAAGGCAACGACCTGCTGTTTGGCGGCGCCGGCAATGACCTGCTTTTCGGCGGCGAGGGCAACGACTTGCTTTTCGGTGGCGAGGACAACGACTTGCTTTTCGGCAGTGGCGGCGACGACTGGCTGGACGGCGGCGACGGCAGCGACGACCTGTACGGCGGCGCCGGCAACGACACCTATATTGTGGACAATCCCGGCGATGCGGTGCAGGAGAATCCCGGGGAAGGTGTCGACTCCGTAACCCTCTTGAATCTCACCAGCTATACCCTGCCGGATAACGTGGAAAACCTGTTTGGCATCAATACGGACGGTCTCATCCTGACCGGCAACAGCCTGGACAACATAATCGACGGCGGCGACGGCAGCGACACCCTCTATGGCGGCAGCGGCAGCGACGTCTACAGCTTCCAGGGCGACTTCGGCCATGATACCATTGCCGCGGCCCCGGACAACCGCTATGACACGATCGACTTCAGCGCCTTTGCCAGTTCCGCCGCCGCCGTCGGCCTCGGCGGCAGCAGCGGCGGCGACCTCATCGTCACCATCGGCGCCAATACCGTCACCATCGCCGACTGGGACCAAAGCGGCGGCAACAGGCTCAGCACCTTCGTCTTCAGCGACGGCGTCAGGACAACCAACGGCACAAGCTGGCTGTAA
- the wecB gene encoding non-hydrolyzing UDP-N-acetylglucosamine 2-epimerase produces MSRIKVMTVFGTRPEAIKMAPVVLELAKYPEMITPVVAVTAQHREMLDQVLSLFQIEPHHDLDIMCKGQTLFDITCRSIQGLNQVMAQEKPDIVLVHGDTTTTFAGALTAFYHQIAVGHVEAGLRTHNKYSPFPEEMNRKLTGSLTDLHFAPTGTARENLLAEAVGPESIFVTGNTVIDALKATVDPAYRFADNILQQVDYATLKIILVTTHRRENLGEPMRRVYQALRDIAAEFSDKVEIVFPVHKNPLVRKVVQEELGGVSQVKLIDPLDYQPFANLMARSHLILTDSGGIQEEAPALGKPVLVLRDTTERPEAIEAGTVKLIGTDREKVYAATKLLLTNQAEYERMSNACNPYGDGLAAARIVKCVLWKYGLTRERPGQFCGGK; encoded by the coding sequence ATGTCCCGGATCAAAGTTATGACGGTCTTCGGCACTCGCCCGGAAGCAATCAAAATGGCGCCGGTGGTGCTGGAACTGGCAAAATATCCTGAGATGATTACCCCGGTGGTGGCGGTTACTGCGCAGCACCGGGAAATGCTTGACCAGGTTCTAAGCCTGTTTCAGATAGAACCGCACCACGATCTTGACATTATGTGCAAAGGTCAGACTTTGTTTGATATTACCTGCCGGTCCATACAAGGTTTAAACCAGGTGATGGCGCAGGAAAAACCCGATATCGTCCTGGTGCACGGCGATACCACCACCACATTCGCCGGCGCCCTGACCGCCTTTTACCACCAGATTGCCGTCGGCCATGTGGAAGCCGGGCTCCGGACCCATAACAAGTACTCCCCCTTTCCCGAAGAAATGAACCGTAAACTGACAGGCTCGCTGACGGACCTGCATTTTGCTCCCACCGGGACGGCCAGGGAGAATCTCCTGGCGGAAGCCGTAGGCCCCGAGAGTATTTTTGTTACCGGCAACACGGTGATCGACGCTCTGAAGGCCACGGTTGACCCCGCTTATCGTTTTGCCGACAACATATTGCAGCAGGTTGATTATGCGACCCTGAAAATCATTCTTGTAACCACCCACCGGCGGGAAAACCTGGGTGAGCCTATGCGCCGCGTTTATCAGGCCCTGCGTGATATTGCCGCGGAATTCAGTGACAAGGTGGAGATTGTATTTCCGGTGCATAAAAATCCCCTGGTACGGAAAGTGGTGCAGGAGGAACTGGGCGGAGTCAGTCAGGTGAAATTGATTGATCCCTTGGATTATCAGCCTTTTGCCAATTTGATGGCCCGCTCCCACCTGATTCTCACCGATTCGGGCGGCATCCAGGAGGAAGCGCCGGCCCTGGGAAAACCGGTGCTGGTGCTCCGGGATACTACCGAACGGCCGGAGGCTATCGAGGCCGGCACGGTAAAACTAATCGGCACCGACAGGGAAAAAGTTTACGCTGCCACCAAACTTCTTCTTACCAATCAGGCTGAATATGAACGAATGTCCAATGCCTGCAATCCCTATGGCGACGGCTTGGCTGCGGCCCGCATTGTAAAATGCGTTTTATGGAAATATGGCTTAACCCGGGAGCGGCCCGGCCAATTTTGCGGCGGCAAGTAG